In Puntigrus tetrazona isolate hp1 chromosome 7, ASM1883169v1, whole genome shotgun sequence, the following are encoded in one genomic region:
- the LOC122348048 gene encoding cytochrome b5 isoform X1 translates to MGEETESSVKRQDQDVKKENARTPEDNGVKYYTREEVQVHNMSKDTWLIIHDKVYDITSFMEEHPGGEEVLLEQAGADATESFEDVGHSTDAREMLQQYYIGELHMDDRKKASKKEVYITTSKDTRSWTTWLIPTLAAVLVGVMYRYYVLEHKSS, encoded by the exons ATGGGGGAAGAAACCGAGAGCTCGGTGAAAAGACAAGACCAGGATGTGAAGAAGGAGAATGCACGCACGCCGGAGGATAACGGCGTGAAATATTACACACGAGAAGAGGTTCAGGTCCACAACATGAGCAAAGACACGTGGCTCATCATCCACGACAAAGTGTACGATATCACAAGTTTCATGGAGGAG CATCCAGGAGGTGAAGAGGTTCTGCTGGAGCAAGCGGGCGCAGATGCGACAGAAAGCTTTGAGGATGTGGGTCATTCCACAGACGCCAGAGAGATGCTCCAGCAGTATTACATCGGCGAGCTTCATATG GATGATCGGAAGAAAGCctcaaaaaag GAAGTTTACATTACAACTTCCAAAGACACCAG GTCATGGACCACCTGGTTAATTCCCACATTGGCTGCCGTACTTGTGGGCGTCATGTACCGTTACTACGTGTTGGAGCACAAATCCTCCTGA
- the LOC122348048 gene encoding cytochrome b5 isoform X2 produces MIHILGRKSAWALMRYKNRFPALTCFVQKAYAEMLKRLPSVKRFSPLCNTSKHPGGEEVLLEQAGADATESFEDVGHSTDAREMLQQYYIGELHMDDRKKASKKEVYITTSKDTRSWTTWLIPTLAAVLVGVMYRYYVLEHKSS; encoded by the exons ATGATACACATTTTAGGAAGGAAAAGTGCGTGGGCACTGATGCGCTACAAGAACCGGTTTCCTGCATTAACGTGTTTTGTTCAGAAGGCTTACGCAGAAATGTTGAAGCGACTTCCCAGTGTCAAACGTTTCTCACCGTTGTGTAACACGAGTAAG CATCCAGGAGGTGAAGAGGTTCTGCTGGAGCAAGCGGGCGCAGATGCGACAGAAAGCTTTGAGGATGTGGGTCATTCCACAGACGCCAGAGAGATGCTCCAGCAGTATTACATCGGCGAGCTTCATATG GATGATCGGAAGAAAGCctcaaaaaag GAAGTTTACATTACAACTTCCAAAGACACCAG GTCATGGACCACCTGGTTAATTCCCACATTGGCTGCCGTACTTGTGGGCGTCATGTACCGTTACTACGTGTTGGAGCACAAATCCTCCTGA
- the LOC122348048 gene encoding cytochrome b5 type B isoform X3 produces the protein MRYKNRFPALTCFVQKAYAEMLKRLPSVKRFSPLCNTSKHPGGEEVLLEQAGADATESFEDVGHSTDAREMLQQYYIGELHMDDRKKASKKEVYITTSKDTRSWTTWLIPTLAAVLVGVMYRYYVLEHKSS, from the exons ATGCGCTACAAGAACCGGTTTCCTGCATTAACGTGTTTTGTTCAGAAGGCTTACGCAGAAATGTTGAAGCGACTTCCCAGTGTCAAACGTTTCTCACCGTTGTGTAACACGAGTAAG CATCCAGGAGGTGAAGAGGTTCTGCTGGAGCAAGCGGGCGCAGATGCGACAGAAAGCTTTGAGGATGTGGGTCATTCCACAGACGCCAGAGAGATGCTCCAGCAGTATTACATCGGCGAGCTTCATATG GATGATCGGAAGAAAGCctcaaaaaag GAAGTTTACATTACAACTTCCAAAGACACCAG GTCATGGACCACCTGGTTAATTCCCACATTGGCTGCCGTACTTGTGGGCGTCATGTACCGTTACTACGTGTTGGAGCACAAATCCTCCTGA
- the dhx38 gene encoding pre-mRNA-splicing factor ATP-dependent RNA helicase PRP16 produces the protein MDEDCSLHRLEGSDPSVQVGGLIVKKKSASSEQHVFRAPAPRTSLLGLDLLAAQKRKEREGKERLDDQPKKSKVSSYKDWEEGKSDSGSDDENQEDGDIKNRKKERKYRVTGSETPTNPGGVSEEFKQKHQQREKDRREHGVYASSKEDKSRDKDRSRDRDKDHDRYRDRDRRKDRDERESSRSRGSGSSRSERGEGSVRSERSQRDGWSDRMSRGTRRDEPESPRNKPKDLATPSRSSWDEDDSGYASSRHSHWESPSPAPSHRENERSERSHRSVRDSERRDRSSKPQYPADTPLPTPSYKYNEWANDRKHLGSTPRLSRGKGDKREDREDGILFNNEEEKEQWEEDQRQADRDWYMMDEGFDEFHNPLTSSSDEYVKKREQILQKQTQKRISAQKRQINEDNERWETNRMLTSGVVQRLEVDEDFEEDNATRVHLLVHNLVPPFLDGRIVFTKQPEPVIPVKDATSDMAIISRKGSQLVRRHREQKERKKAQHKHWELAGTKLGDIMGIKKTEEDASDGKPVGEDGKVDYRAEQKFADHMKEKSEASSEFAKKKTLLEQRQYLPIFAVRQQLLNIIRDNNIVIVVGETGSGKTTQLTQYLHEDGYTSYGMVGCTQPRRVAAMSVAKRVSEEMNSNLGEEVGYAIRFEDCTSEKTVIKYMTDGILLRESLRESDLDHYSAVIMDEAHERSLNTDVLFGLLREVVSRRSDLKLIVTSATMDSDKFAGFFGNVPIFHIPGRTFPVDILFSKVPQEDYVEAAVKQALQIHLSGMVGDILIFMPGQEDIEVTSDQIVERLEDLENAPALAVLPIYSQLPSDLQAKIFQKAPDGVRKCIVATNIAETSLTVDGIMFVVDSGYCKLKVFNPRIGMDALQVYPISQANANQRAGRAGRTGPGQCYRLYTQSAFKNEMLTTTIPEIQRTNLANVVLLLKSLGVQDLLLFHFMDPPPEDNMLNSMYQLWILGALDNTGALTPTGRLMVEFPLDPALSKMLIVSCDMGCSADILIIVSMLSVPSIFYRPKGREEESDQVREKFSVPESDHLTYLNVYLQWKNNNYSSIWCNDHFIHTKAMRKVREVRAQLKDIMVQQKMNLVSCGSDWDVIRKCICAAYFHQAAKLKGIGEYVNVRTGMPCHLHPTSALFGMGYTPDYIIYHELVMTTKEYMQCVTAVDGEWLAELGPMFYSIKHAGKSRQENRRRAKEEITNMEEEMSLAQEQIRARKEEQDRKNNLGSVRAIKICTPGRREEAPMTPKRTPARFGL, from the exons ATGGACGAGGATTGCTCCCTGCATCGACTGGAAGGAAGTGACCCCAGTGTTCAAGTCGGGGGGCTGATCGTCAAGAAGAAGAGTGCTTCATCAGAGCAGCACGTGTTCAGAGCGCCCGCTCCACGCACGTCACTCCTGGGCCTCGATCTGCTGGCCGCACAGAAACGGAAGGAGCGGGAGGGGAAGGAAAGACTGGACGATCAGCCCAAGAAATCCAAGGTGTCGTCCTACAAGGACTGGGAGGAGGGGAAAAGTGATTCTGGGTCTGATGATGAAAATCAAGAGGACGGCGATATCAAGAAtcgaaaaaaagaaag AAAATACCGTGTCACTGGATCAGAAACGCCGACAAACCCAGGAGGAGTTAGTGAGGAGTTCAAGCAGAAACACCAACAGAGAGAGAAGGACAGACGAGAACATGGGGTTTATGCTTCTTCCAAAGAAGACAAGagcagagacaaagacagatcCAGAGACAGGGACAAAGACCATGACCGCTACCGGGACAGAGACCGAAGAAAAGACCGAG ATGAGCGGGAAAGCAGCCGCAGCCGTGGCTCCGGCAGCAGTCGCTCTGAGCGAGGTGAAGGCAGTGTGAGGAGTGAACGCTCACAGAGAGACGGCTGGTCCGACCGCATGAGCCGCGGTACTCGCCGAGATGAGCCTGAATCACCCCGCAATAAACCCAAAG ATTTGGCCACTCCGTCACGCTCCAGCTGGGATGAGGATGACAGCGGATACGCGAGCTCGCGTCACTCTCATTGGGAGAGCCCGTCTCCTGCCCCTTCTCACCGGGAGAACGAGCGCTCCGAGCGCAGCCATCGCTCGGTGCGCGACAGTGAGAGGAGAGACAG gtcAAGTAAACCTCAATATCCAGCAGATACTCCTCTACCAACCCCATCATACAAGTACAACGAGTGGGCCAATGACAGGAAGCACCTTGGATCCACTCCACGTCTGTCCCGTGGAAAAG GTGATAAGAGGGAGGATCGAGAGGACGGCATCCTGTTTAATAATGAAGAAGAGAAGGAACAGTGGGAGGAAGATCAGAGG CAAGCCGATCGAGACTGGTACATGATGGATGAAGGTTTTGATGAGTTCCACAACCCCTTGACATCCAGTTCAGATGAGTATGTGAAGAAGAGGGAGCAGATCCTACAGAAGCAGACCCAAAAACGCATCTCGGCGCAGAAACGGCAAATCAACGAG gaCAACGAACGCTGGGAGACCAACCGCATGCTCACCAGCGGAGTGGTTCAGCGTTTGGAGGTGGATGAGGACTTTGAGGAAGACAACGCAACCAGAGTCCATCTGCTTGTCCATAACCTCGTGCCGCCCTTCCTGGACGGGAGGATCGTCTTCACTAAGCAG CCCGAGCCGGTCATTCCCGTGAAAGACGCGACCTCAGACATGGCCATCATCTCCCGTAAGGGCAGTCAGCTCGTCCGGCGACACCgagaacagaaagaaagaaagaag GCACAGCACAAACACTGGGAGCTCGCTGGCACCAAACTGGGTGATATCATGGGAATCAAGAAAACAGAGGAGGATGCATCAGATGGAAAACCTGTCGGAGAAGATGGAAAAGTGGATTACAG AGCGGAGCAGAAGTTTGCTGACCACATGAAGGAGAAGAGTGAAGCGAGCAGCGAATTTGCTAAGAAGAAGACTCTGTTAGAGCAGAGACAGTATCTGCCCATCTTTGCTGTTCGCCAGCAGTTGCTCAACATCATCAG GGATAACAATATTGTGATTGTGGTGGGGGAAACAGGAAGTGGTAAGACGACTCAGCTGACTCAGTATCTTCATGAGGATGGTTACACCAGCTATGGCATGGTGGGCTGCACACAGCCCCGCAGAGTGGCAGCCATGAGCGTGGCCAAGAGAGTCAGCGAAGAAATGAACAGTAACCTGGGAGAAGAG GTTGGTTATGCCATCCGTTTTGAAGACTGTACATCAGAGAAgactgtaataaaatacatgACGGATGGGATTCTTCTGAGGGAATCTCTGCGGGAGTCAGACTTGGACCACTATAGCGCCGTAATCATGGACGAGGCCCACGAGCGCTCTCTCAACACTGACGTGCTCTTCGGTCTGCTCCGAGAG GTGGTGTCTAGACGCTCAGACTTGAAGCTCATTGTCACATCTGCCACCATGGACTCAGACAAATTTGCGGGATTCTTTGGCAATGTTCCTATTTTTCACATTCCCGGCAGGACGTTCCCAGTGGATATCTTGTTCAGCAAG GTTCCTCAGGAGGACTATGTGGAGGCGGCTGTGAAACAGGCCTTGCAGATTCATCTCAGCGGGATGGTGGGTGACATCCTCATCTTCATGCCTGGTCAGGAGGACATTGAG GTGACGTCAGATCAGATTGTGGAGCGTCTGGAGGATCTGGAGAACGCTCCTGCTCTGGCGGTGCTGCCCATCTACTCCCAGCTGCCCTCAGACCTGCAGGCCAAGATCTTCCAGAAG GCTCCTGATGGAGTGAGGAAGTGTATTGTTGCTACAAACATCGCCGAGACGTCTCTGACTGTGGACGGCATCATGTTTGTGGTGGATTCTGGTTACTGCAAACTGAAG GTGTTCAACCCTCGCATTGGCATGGATGCCCTGCAGGTGTACCCCATCAGTCAAGCAAATGCAAACCAGCGAGCTGGAAGAGCAGGTAGAACCGGCCCGGGACAGTGTTACAG GTTATACACTCAGAGTGCCTTCAAGAATGAAATGCTCACCACCACTATCCCAGAGATCCAGCGCACTAACCTGGCCAATGTTGTGCTGCTGCTCAAGTCACTGGGAGTTCAAGACCTCCTGCTCTTCCACTTCATGGACCCGCCGCCTGAAGACAACATGCTGAACTCCATGTACCAGCTGTGGATCTTGGGAGCGCTTGACAACACGG GTGCCCTGACGCCCACCGGGCGCCTCATGGTGGAGTTTCCTCTGGATCCGGCTCTGTCTAAAATGCTGATCGTGTCATGTGACATGGGCTGCAGCGCAGACATTCTCATCATCGTCTCCATGTTGTCTGTGCCGTCCATCTTCTACAGACCAAAG GGTCGAGAGGAGGAGAGTGACCAGGTGAGGGAGAAGTTCTCTGTGCCTGAGAGCGATCACCTGACCTACCTCAACGTTTACTTGCAGTGGAAGAACAACAATTACTCCAGCATCTGGTGTAACGATCACTTCATCCACACAAAAGCCATGCGAAAG GTGCGAGAGGTACGAGCTCAGCTCAAAGACATCATGGTGCAGCAGAAAATGAACCTGGTTTCCTGCGGCTCAGATTGGGATGTGATCAGGAAGTGCATTTGTGCTGCATACTTTCACCAGGCTGCTAAATTAAAG GGAATTGGGGAGTATGTGAATGTGAGAACTGGGATGCCCTGCCATCTGCATCCCACCAGTGCTTTGTTTGGGATGGGCTACACCCCGGACTACATCATCTACCACGAGCTGGTCATGACCACAAAG gAGTACATGCAGTGCGTGACGGCGGTGGACGGCGAGTGGCTGGCTGAGCTGGGACCCATGTTCTACAGCATCAAACACGCAGGAAAGAGCAGACAG GAGAACCGAAGAAGAGCCAAGGAGGAGATCACCAACATGGAGGAGGAGATGTCTCTCGCACAAGAACAGATCCGTGCACGGAAAGAGGAGCAGGACAGGAAGAACAATCTGGGCAGCGTCAG GGCAATAAAGATCTGCACCCCAGGAAGGAGAGAGGAGGCACCCATGACACCAAAACGAACACCGGCCCGATTTGGCTTATAG